The proteins below are encoded in one region of Amycolatopsis magusensis:
- a CDS encoding nitroreductase family deazaflavin-dependent oxidoreductase, whose amino-acid sequence MLFGDEHVRRYEETDGEVGHDWQKGAPVLILTTKGRKTGQDRKFALIYQEHQGAYVVVASKGGADQHPGWFLNLQENPEVQVQVKADKFTARARTADEQEKAVLWPKMAAVWPDYDDYQKKTDRPIPVVVLERQS is encoded by the coding sequence ATGCTGTTCGGTGACGAACACGTCCGCCGGTACGAGGAAACCGACGGGGAGGTGGGGCACGACTGGCAGAAGGGGGCGCCGGTGCTCATCCTCACCACGAAGGGCCGCAAGACCGGGCAGGACCGCAAGTTCGCGCTGATCTACCAGGAGCACCAGGGCGCCTACGTGGTCGTCGCCTCCAAGGGCGGGGCCGACCAGCACCCCGGCTGGTTCCTGAACCTGCAGGAGAACCCCGAGGTGCAGGTCCAGGTCAAGGCCGACAAGTTCACCGCGCGGGCCCGTACCGCGGACGAGCAGGAGAAGGCCGTGCTGTGGCCGAAGATGGCCGCGGTGTGGCCTGACTACGATGACTACCAGAAGAAGACGGACCGGCCGATCCCCGTGGTCGTGCTGGAACGCCAAAGCTGA